The proteins below come from a single Cricetulus griseus strain 17A/GY chromosome 6, alternate assembly CriGri-PICRH-1.0, whole genome shotgun sequence genomic window:
- the Emc4 gene encoding ER membrane protein complex subunit 4 isoform X2 — protein MNLFIMYMAGNTISIFPTMMVCMMAWRPIQALMAISATFKMLESSSQKFLQGLVYLIGNLMGLALAVYKCQSMGLLPTHASDWLAFIEPPERMEFSGGGLLL, from the exons ATGAACCTCTTCATCATGTACATGGCAGGCAATACCATCTCCATCTTCCCTACTATGATGGTGTGTATGATGGCCTGGCGACCCATTCAAGCACTTATGGCTATTTCAGCCA CTTTCAAGATGTTGGAGAGTTCAAGTCAGAAGTTTCTTCAGGGTTTGGTCTATCTCATTGGGAACCTCATGGGTTTGGCACTGGCTGTTTACAAGTGCCAGTCCATGGGACTATTGCCTACACATGCATCAGATTGGCTGGCCTTTATTGAGCCCCCCGAG agAATGGAGTTCAGTGGTGGAGGATTACTTTTGTGA
- the Emc4 gene encoding ER membrane protein complex subunit 4 isoform X1, producing MTTQGGLVANRGRRFKWAIELSGPGGGSRGRSDRGSGQGDSLYPVGYLDKQVPDTSVQETDRILVEKRCWDIALGPLKQIPMNLFIMYMAGNTISIFPTMMVCMMAWRPIQALMAISATFKMLESSSQKFLQGLVYLIGNLMGLALAVYKCQSMGLLPTHASDWLAFIEPPERMEFSGGGLLL from the exons ATGACGACCCAGGGGGGCCTGGTGGCCAACCGAGGCCGGCGGTTCAAGTGGGCCATTGAGCTGAGCGGGCCGGGAGGAGGCAGCAG GGGCCGAAGTGACCGGGGCAGTGGACAGGGAGACTCACTCTATCCAGTCGGTTACTTGGACAAGCAAGTGCCTGATACCAGCGTGCAAGAGACAGACCGGATCCTTGTGGAGAAG cGCTGCTGGGACATCGCCCTGGGTCCCCTCAAGCAGATTCCTATGAACCTCTTCATCATGTACATGGCAGGCAATACCATCTCCATCTTCCCTACTATGATGGTGTGTATGATGGCCTGGCGACCCATTCAAGCACTTATGGCTATTTCAGCCA CTTTCAAGATGTTGGAGAGTTCAAGTCAGAAGTTTCTTCAGGGTTTGGTCTATCTCATTGGGAACCTCATGGGTTTGGCACTGGCTGTTTACAAGTGCCAGTCCATGGGACTATTGCCTACACATGCATCAGATTGGCTGGCCTTTATTGAGCCCCCCGAG agAATGGAGTTCAGTGGTGGAGGATTACTTTTGTGA